A single genomic interval of Mucilaginibacter robiniae harbors:
- a CDS encoding SMI1/KNR4 family protein, with amino-acid sequence MNSITTSFRAILCKQRELGYHFPNIVRTPATLEDIGQTEEALHLAFNEELKELYQFADGSNIDQVTPSGLTGLIPIHNFLSLQDAVTYYRQSMKFENSFYNHEQDFAPGKQLFPFLEDGAGNCYWVDLNEGFLNYGRIYWTNTFGREPDYTYRSLTSMFEVIAEAHETGIISLDEEGYLDCDFKAFDKLSEGR; translated from the coding sequence ATGAACAGTATCACCACCAGCTTCAGGGCTATCCTTTGTAAACAAAGGGAACTTGGCTACCACTTCCCCAACATCGTGAGAACACCGGCCACATTGGAGGATATCGGACAGACGGAGGAAGCATTACATCTGGCTTTCAATGAGGAACTGAAAGAACTTTACCAGTTTGCCGATGGAAGTAATATTGACCAGGTGACACCTTCAGGCCTTACCGGGCTGATCCCTATTCATAATTTCTTGTCGCTACAAGATGCTGTCACCTATTACCGGCAAAGTATGAAATTTGAGAATAGTTTTTATAACCACGAGCAAGATTTTGCGCCGGGTAAACAGCTCTTTCCTTTTCTGGAAGATGGCGCGGGGAACTGCTACTGGGTCGACCTGAACGAAGGATTCCTTAACTATGGCCGGATCTACTGGACTAACACCTTCGGGCGGGAGCCGGATTATACTTACCGTTCCCTGACCAGCATGTTCGAGGTCATTGCCGAGGCCCACGAAACCGGTATCATCTCACTGGACGAGGAAGGCTATCTAGATTGTGACTTTAAAGCATTTGATAAGTTATCTGAAGGCAGATAG